Proteins from a genomic interval of Clostridium sp. M62/1:
- a CDS encoding site-specific integrase yields MSSIIIKKEEFGKRRIDKVKLSDAKCWLIKLQKDGRGYSSIHSIRGVVRPAFQMAVDDDLIRKNPFEFQLATVVVNDSVTREAITRKQERAFLEFLANDKHFCRYYEGIYILFKTGLRISEFVGLTLANIDMKNRKISVNHQLQRKRNMEYVIEDTKTTCGTREIPMSDEVYECFERIISNRKRPRVEPMIDGKCGFKCGFLYLDKNDMPMAALHWEKYFQHICEKYNSIYKVQMPKVTPHICRHTFCSNMAKSGMNPKTLQYLMGHSDIGVTLNTYTHIGYDDAKEELKRVVNAE; encoded by the coding sequence TTGTCCTCAATAATTATCAAGAAAGAAGAATTTGGTAAAAGAAGAATTGACAAGGTTAAGTTGTCTGACGCGAAGTGCTGGCTGATAAAATTGCAGAAAGACGGACGGGGTTACAGCTCCATTCACTCTATTAGAGGTGTCGTTAGACCTGCATTTCAAATGGCGGTTGATGATGATTTGATACGCAAAAATCCGTTTGAATTTCAACTTGCTACTGTTGTTGTGAATGACAGTGTGACAAGAGAAGCAATCACAAGAAAGCAGGAAAGGGCTTTCCTTGAATTTTTGGCGAACGACAAGCATTTTTGCAGATACTATGAGGGAATATATATTCTGTTTAAGACCGGGCTGCGTATCTCTGAATTTGTTGGACTGACACTTGCGAATATTGATATGAAGAACAGAAAAATCAGTGTCAATCATCAGCTCCAACGAAAGAGGAACATGGAATATGTGATAGAAGATACAAAGACCACTTGCGGGACAAGAGAAATTCCCATGTCTGATGAAGTGTATGAGTGCTTTGAGCGTATTATCTCCAACAGGAAGAGGCCGCGGGTGGAACCTATGATTGACGGCAAATGTGGCTTCAAATGTGGCTTCTTATATTTGGATAAGAATGATATGCCTATGGCCGCTCTGCACTGGGAGAAATATTTTCAGCATATCTGCGAGAAGTACAACAGTATTTATAAAGTGCAAATGCCGAAAGTTACGCCGCACATTTGCAGACATACCTTTTGCTCCAATATGGCAAAAAGCGGCATGAACCCGAAAACCTTACAGTACCTTATGGGACACTCTGACATCGGAGTAACCTTGAACACTTATACGCACATAGGTTACGACGACGCAAAAGAGGAACTGAAAAGGGTAGTAAATGCCGAGTAG
- the coaBC gene encoding bifunctional phosphopantothenoylcysteine decarboxylase/phosphopantothenate--cysteine ligase CoaBC, giving the protein MLKGKTVLLGVSSSIAAYKAASLASLLVKQHANVHVLMTQNATRFISPMVFETLTGNKAPADTFDRCFQFDVEHISLAKQADIVMVAPATANVAAKLAHGIADDMLTTTVLACKCPRLLSPAMNTQMYENPVTQDNLRILREYGWQVVEPASGHLACGDSGKGKLPEPEVLLDWILQTIAREKDMAGLKVLVTAGPTQEALDPVRYLTNHSSGKMGYAIAKAAARRGAQVTLVTGPTALERPRFVETVEIVSAEDMFREVTARAPEQDIIIKAAAVADYTPVQVAQDKVKKSDNDLCIPLKRTQDILQTLGDHRREGQFLCGFSMETRDMVENSRKKLEKKHVDMIAANNLKEAGAGFAVDTNLLTLITRDGEKSLSLMSKDEAADVLLTEILRLRDLKNHPREN; this is encoded by the coding sequence ATGCTAAAAGGAAAAACCGTGCTGCTGGGCGTTTCCAGCAGCATTGCCGCTTATAAAGCTGCTTCCCTAGCGTCTTTGCTGGTGAAGCAGCACGCCAACGTCCATGTGCTCATGACCCAAAACGCCACCCGCTTTATCTCCCCCATGGTCTTTGAGACCCTCACTGGCAACAAGGCCCCGGCAGACACCTTTGACCGGTGCTTCCAGTTCGACGTGGAGCACATCTCCCTGGCCAAGCAGGCGGACATAGTCATGGTGGCTCCGGCCACCGCCAACGTAGCCGCCAAATTGGCCCACGGTATCGCCGACGACATGCTCACCACCACGGTGCTGGCCTGCAAGTGCCCCAGACTCCTCTCCCCAGCCATGAACACCCAAATGTATGAGAACCCCGTGACCCAGGACAACCTGCGAATTCTCCGGGAATACGGCTGGCAGGTGGTAGAGCCCGCCAGCGGTCACCTGGCCTGCGGGGACAGCGGCAAGGGCAAGCTCCCGGAGCCGGAGGTGCTGCTGGACTGGATTTTGCAGACCATTGCCCGGGAAAAGGACATGGCCGGACTGAAGGTGCTGGTCACCGCCGGCCCCACCCAGGAGGCTCTCGACCCGGTGCGGTATCTCACCAACCACTCCTCCGGGAAAATGGGCTACGCGATTGCCAAGGCTGCCGCCCGCCGGGGCGCCCAGGTAACGCTGGTTACCGGCCCCACCGCTTTGGAGCGTCCCCGGTTCGTGGAGACCGTGGAAATCGTTTCAGCGGAGGATATGTTCCGGGAAGTCACCGCCCGGGCCCCGGAGCAGGACATCATCATCAAGGCGGCGGCGGTGGCGGATTACACTCCTGTCCAGGTTGCCCAGGACAAAGTGAAAAAATCCGACAACGACCTGTGCATCCCCTTGAAGCGTACCCAGGACATCCTGCAAACTCTGGGGGACCACCGCCGGGAAGGCCAGTTCCTCTGCGGTTTTTCCATGGAGACCCGGGATATGGTGGAAAACTCCCGGAAAAAGCTGGAGAAAAAGCACGTGGACATGATTGCCGCTAATAACCTAAAGGAAGCCGGGGCGGGCTTTGCCGTGGACACCAACCTGCTGACCCTCATCACCCGGGACGGGGAAAAATCTCTGTCCCTTATGAGCAAGGACGAGGCTGCCGACGTCCTGCTGACGGAGATTCTGAGGCTGCGGGATTTGAAAAATCACCCCCGGGAAAACTAA
- a CDS encoding AraC family transcriptional regulator produces MDKQILLVNRHWHDINPVDCGWEACAPGHSFGPAARFYWLLHYVIQGRGAFTAEGKESPVRAGQMFVIRPFEVTYYEADRREPWEYIWIGFTCGIPLPECLLQEAVVNASRCGSIFSSMLEAENQTDGRELFLCGKAFQLLAALEEKPAGGEDYVEQARTYLEANYMRDVSIGELAGKLNLNRSYFSTLFRKKTGKSPQQYLTDYRMGRACQLMTEHGYSPGKAALSTGYPDIFSFSRMFKKHFGVFPREYSRRQTEKEEFL; encoded by the coding sequence ATGGATAAGCAAATACTGCTGGTGAACCGCCATTGGCACGATATTAACCCGGTGGACTGCGGCTGGGAAGCCTGTGCGCCAGGCCACTCCTTCGGCCCGGCGGCGCGGTTTTACTGGCTTTTGCATTATGTGATCCAGGGCAGGGGAGCCTTTACCGCCGAAGGGAAGGAAAGCCCGGTGCGGGCAGGGCAGATGTTCGTCATTCGGCCCTTTGAAGTCACCTATTATGAGGCCGATCGTCGGGAACCCTGGGAGTATATTTGGATTGGTTTTACCTGCGGCATTCCTCTGCCGGAGTGCCTTTTGCAGGAGGCAGTGGTGAACGCGTCCCGATGCGGGAGCATTTTCAGCTCCATGTTGGAGGCGGAGAACCAGACAGATGGCCGGGAACTGTTCCTCTGCGGAAAGGCGTTTCAGCTGCTGGCGGCCCTGGAGGAAAAGCCCGCCGGCGGCGAGGACTATGTGGAGCAGGCCAGAACTTATCTGGAAGCCAACTATATGCGGGACGTGTCCATTGGGGAACTTGCGGGGAAGCTGAACCTGAACCGCTCCTATTTCAGCACCCTGTTCCGGAAAAAGACAGGGAAATCCCCCCAGCAGTACCTGACGGATTACCGGATGGGGCGTGCCTGCCAGCTCATGACAGAGCACGGGTATTCTCCAGGGAAGGCGGCCCTGTCCACTGGGTATCCGGACATTTTCAGCTTTTCACGGATGTTCAAAAAGCACTTCGGCGTTTTCCCCCGGGAATACAGCAGACGACAAACGGAAAAGGAGGAGTTCCTTTGA
- a CDS encoding alpha-glucosidase/alpha-galactosidase: MNKITFMGAGSTVFVRNVLGDCMCTQSLRDWEFALYDIDPVRLQESFEIISAMNRTKGGHGKVTAYLGVENRKEALRGARFVINAIQVGLYDPCTIIDFEVPKKYGLRQTIGDTLGIGGIMRALRTIPVMDDFARDMQEVCPDALFLNYTNPMAMLSGYMQRYTGIETVGLCHSVQVCSEFLLKELGMEDKLEGRRERIAGINHMSWLLELRDKDGNDLYPEIRRRAKLAVDAHLYGETQDAPDWVEKTRYDLVRLDYIRRFGYYCTESIEHNSEYNMFYIKSKYPELIDRYHIPLDEYPRRCVEQIAGWEKERDELRAQKKLEHERSREYASYIIESIVTGTPYKIGGNVLNTGGLIENLPSDACVEVPCLIDGMGVHPCRAGRLPVQCAAMNMTNINVQLLTIEAAVTRKKEHIYQAAMLDPHTGSELDPDTIVKLVDDLIETYGNWLPAYH, from the coding sequence ATGAATAAGATCACTTTTATGGGCGCGGGCAGCACCGTGTTTGTCCGCAATGTGCTGGGAGACTGCATGTGTACCCAATCCCTCCGGGACTGGGAATTCGCTCTGTACGACATCGATCCCGTCCGCTTGCAGGAGAGCTTTGAGATCATCTCCGCCATGAACAGGACCAAGGGCGGACACGGGAAGGTCACCGCCTATCTGGGAGTTGAAAATCGGAAGGAAGCCCTCCGGGGGGCCCGATTCGTAATCAACGCCATCCAAGTGGGCCTCTATGACCCCTGCACCATCATCGACTTCGAGGTACCCAAGAAGTACGGTCTGCGCCAGACCATCGGCGATACCCTGGGGATTGGCGGCATCATGCGTGCCCTGCGCACCATTCCCGTCATGGACGACTTCGCCAGGGATATGCAGGAAGTCTGCCCGGATGCCCTGTTCCTCAACTACACCAACCCTATGGCCATGCTCTCCGGCTACATGCAGCGGTACACGGGCATCGAAACCGTGGGCCTGTGCCACAGCGTCCAGGTGTGCTCGGAATTCCTGCTGAAGGAACTGGGCATGGAGGACAAGCTGGAAGGCCGCCGGGAGCGCATTGCCGGCATCAACCACATGAGCTGGCTGTTGGAGCTGCGGGACAAAGACGGCAACGACCTGTATCCGGAAATCCGCCGCCGGGCCAAGCTGGCTGTGGACGCCCACCTCTATGGGGAAACTCAGGACGCCCCCGACTGGGTGGAGAAAACCCGCTATGACCTGGTGCGTCTGGACTACATCCGCCGTTTTGGCTACTACTGCACGGAATCCATCGAGCACAACTCCGAATACAATATGTTCTACATCAAATCCAAATATCCGGAGCTCATTGACCGCTACCATATCCCTCTGGACGAATACCCCCGCCGCTGCGTAGAGCAGATTGCCGGCTGGGAAAAGGAACGGGACGAGCTGCGCGCCCAGAAAAAGCTGGAGCACGAACGTTCTCGGGAATACGCTTCCTACATTATAGAGTCCATTGTCACGGGCACACCCTACAAAATCGGAGGAAACGTACTTAACACCGGAGGCCTCATTGAAAACCTGCCCTCCGACGCCTGTGTGGAGGTGCCCTGCCTCATTGACGGCATGGGGGTACATCCTTGCCGGGCGGGCCGCCTGCCGGTGCAGTGTGCCGCCATGAACATGACCAACATCAATGTGCAGCTGCTGACCATCGAAGCCGCCGTGACCCGGAAGAAAGAGCACATCTATCAGGCCGCCATGCTGGATCCCCATACCGGCAGCGAGCTGGACCCGGACACCATTGTCAAGCTGGTGGACGACCTTATTGAGACCTACGGGAACTGGTTACCCGCGTATCATTAA
- a CDS encoding IS110 family transposase, whose protein sequence is MKKKLPELRDAIDGYITVEQAGKLKVNKAHYENLESWKAELEELILAPAAPYQQELSILQTAPGIRSDFTAIGIISEISTNMEAFPSAKHLCSWAGLTPANNESAGKKKSVRVSKAGCYIRPLLVQCANAVVTSKKHPEIRNRYLRIKSVAVTRRQLSLREIKVIRSSQQLHNLNFSEFNF, encoded by the coding sequence TTGAAAAAGAAGCTACCTGAACTCCGTGATGCCATTGACGGCTATATCACAGTGGAACAGGCCGGCAAACTCAAGGTGAACAAGGCTCATTATGAAAACCTTGAATCCTGGAAAGCAGAGCTTGAAGAACTCATTCTTGCGCCCGCCGCTCCCTACCAGCAGGAACTTTCCATTCTTCAAACTGCTCCAGGTATCCGCAGTGACTTCACTGCCATCGGGATCATTTCCGAGATCAGTACCAATATGGAGGCTTTTCCTTCGGCGAAACACTTATGCTCATGGGCCGGACTGACTCCGGCCAACAATGAAAGCGCAGGAAAGAAAAAATCTGTCCGGGTTTCCAAGGCCGGATGCTATATCAGGCCACTGCTGGTGCAGTGTGCCAATGCTGTCGTTACCAGCAAAAAGCATCCTGAAATACGCAACCGTTATCTCCGTATAAAAAGCGTTGCGGTCACAAGAAGGCAATTATCATTGCGAGAAATCAAGGTTATCAGATCAAGTCAGCAACTGCATAACCTTAACTTTTCAGAATTCAATTTTTAA